A stretch of DNA from Sphingomonas sp. SORGH_AS_0879:
ACCCGTGGCGGCGGCGGCGAGATCGTCGCCCTGCTCAAGACCGGCTCGGCTTACTATGCGCCCGCCACCAGCGGCATCGCGATGGCCGAGGCGTATCTCTACGACCAGAAGCGCATCCTGCCGGCCGCCGCGCACCTGTCGGGTGAATATGGCATCGACAACCTCTATGTCGGCGTGCCCGTCGTGATCGGCGCCGGTGGCGTCGAGAAGGTCGTCGAGGTCAAGCTGTCGGACGAGGCGAAGGCCAATCTTCAGGTGTCGGTCGACGCGGTCAAGGAACTGCTCGTCGCCTGCAAGGGCATCGACGGGTCGCTGGCGTAATCCCCTTGATTGTGCCCCGGCGGAGGCCGGGGCCCAGTTGGGGAGGTATTCGAGATGGAGCGACCGGGCTATGTCTATATCATGGCCAGCGATCGCAACGGGACGATCTATCTCGGTGTGACCAGCAACCTGGCCCAGCGCGTGCTTCAGCATCGCGAAGGGGTGGTTGATGGGTTCACGCGAAAACATCGCTGTCATCGCCTCGTCTGGTTCGAGGCGCATGAGAGCATCGAATCAGCACGGCAGCGCGAGCTGCGGATGAAAGAATGGAAGCGGGCCTGGAAGCTGCGGGAAATCGAAGGGCTCAATCCCGACTGGGATGATCTTTACGACCGGATCGCACTGCCATGATCGTTTCCCCAACTGGGCCCCGGCCTTCGCCGGGGAACAAGAGGAAGAGAAGTTAGATGAGCATCCTCGTCAACAAGAACACC
This window harbors:
- a CDS encoding GIY-YIG nuclease family protein gives rise to the protein MERPGYVYIMASDRNGTIYLGVTSNLAQRVLQHREGVVDGFTRKHRCHRLVWFEAHESIESARQRELRMKEWKRAWKLREIEGLNPDWDDLYDRIALP